The Silene latifolia isolate original U9 population chromosome X, ASM4854445v1, whole genome shotgun sequence genome contains the following window.
ATAAACTCCATACATTATTAATCGCAAAAAATTAGACACAATGCACGAGAAAATGTATAGTTTTCAGATGCACAAGTACCCTTTATCAACGTAAATAGACCCGCCAATGCAATTTAAACCACGACGATAAATACAGAGCAAAAACAATAAATTTGGTAACTCACCGCATTCAATGCCTGGAAGACAGCCCTGACTGTATTATGGGGATTCCTAGAACCAATAACCTGTTAAGGATCGTAAATTAGATTACTCAGGGTTATTATATTAATCATAATCCAGCAGAAATTGAACATATCAAACATATCAGTTCAATATCTATACCTTGGACTTGACATTTTTGAAGCCAGCTAATTTCAAAATTGTTTCAGCTGTTGAGCCAGCTGTGACCCCCGACGCAGTTTTTGCAGGCCATAGATAGAGCTGAATAGCACATGATGCATGATAAGACATACAAACAGTGGCAAAATTTGATGATATAGAAGTTGAGATTCTTGAGAACCACAAGAAGAAATTAATTAAATacaaataaatgaaaataaaataaaagagttcAAAGAGGAAGTGAGGAAACCTTGGTTTTCTTGTATTTTGTTACTATAGCATGTGCAATAGTATGGTCCTCATATCTCTCAATATAATGAAGATTCTGAAAGCACTTCTCGTGTGCCTGTCAATGAAGACATTAAACTGTAAGTTACGGCAattaattactccctccgtcccggtcaattgttgtcctttggttttggcacaaagaccaatgaaagaggagagggccaataaccaaatgacaagtggaacaaagtgaatgagaatgatcaaattactcatcaagttcattcttaaaatagaaaggacaacaaatgactgagacaccccaaaatggaaaaggacaacaaatgaccgggacagagggaataTATACTATTTTCATCCcatcctctatttactaaaaCTATGTTCATCAAAGAACATAGTGACCGATCAAGGattaaaaaactcaaaaaaataaTGGAACGATGGTAAAATTGACCGGTTGAGGATTTTGGTCCTCTGACAACCATGGTGAACGAGTTTGTTTCCCACCTCATGATGCCACTAGCCACCTTTCTATTGGCTGAATGatgatttttcttcttaaaaaACAAAGAACCAATTTAAATTGGACCTTAACACGTTATTTTATTATGTTACTCCAGCTTGAGCTTGTTTTCTACAGGTCCATTTATTTTATTAATGTTGGGTAGAGTGGTTATTGATAACCTTCAAATAAATGAGATAGGTTATATAAGTAGGTTATGAATATAATTGTAATATATTTATCAGTGACCTAGGTTAAGGTAGGTCATTGATGAACATAGTCTAAAAGACTAGGTGAAGTTAGGAATTTTCCCGCTCAAATCACTCTAACCAATTTAAATTGGACCTTAACACGTTTGGTTATTTTCAAAATACTTTAGACTATCATATATTTTACCCTTTTTTATATTAAACATGACACTTTCTTACACTAATTCTACATGTATTGAAAATTATGATTGACCTTGACATTAGATGAGAGAGATAAAGTAATGTGCTAAGCCACGGGAATATCCCAACTAAATAACATAGCATGACAATGAGGCGTAATGAAAGGTATTTTGGGTAATATTAGATCCTAAGGCCGTGTTTGGATAGAAAAATGGAAGGTAAGGGGCGGGGGGGAGGGCGGAACGGAGGAAGGGAGTGTTCTCCCTCCAAAACTTTCCTTTGTAGGATGGGAAACAATTTGCCTTTTGAGGAGAGAAATGGAGGAATCCACTTTCCCTCTCCTCCAAATCCCTCGGGAAATTACTTCCTTCCAAATCCCTCCCCACCATTTCCCTTCAAATTCCCATATCCAAACAAGGGTAAATTGCAGTGGCATTAGCCACAAGGCTAGTGGAAATAGGTATTCCAAATATAAATGGAATAAAGTAGCATACAGGAATAAGCACTCTAGCAGTCTTGCTTACCGAAGAGGCGAAGATGGACGAGTAAAATCCAAGTGCCCCAATCCCACTACTTGAGTGAGATCTTGAATTCATGGGGTACTTGGATTTGAAGGGAGGGAGTATGAGTCAAATACTCATTACTCCAAAGTCTAAACAAGTATAAAATCCCATATAAACAACTAAAACCAAATCCTGAGCTCACATTCGGTTTTACAAATTGGTAGCAAGTACTCTAACAGTTGTTAACCATGTCATAAATCAAGGAAAACATCAAGTCAATTCCTTTTGGTAATCATTGAGAAAAGTTATGGATAAAATACCTTCTGAAGAGCAAGAGGTACTGCTGAACCTTTCGCTTTTGCATAGCCAACAACACCATTGTAGTTTCCACACGCCACAATTGCAGAGTATTTGACTATTCGACCACCCTGTAGTTTGTAACACAGAATTGTATGATAGATAGAGAGAATCACATGGAAAAAAGAAAACACGAGACAGACGCAGGTATACCTTTGTTACTTTGACTGTCCGGTTGACATTGATCATCTTAACATCAAAACCCTGGCATCCAATTACAAAGAGTTACTTAGTAGATTGTCGCGACGCACATATGTCAACAGAAAACAAATGTATTAACTACTCTTTCCTCGTCCATCATAATTTCTTTCAAGTGAAATATAAATATATCAAAATATCACCACACCAGATAATAATAATGGCAACAAGCTATAAAACCTTAGTCCCAAAATGATTTTGGATCAGCTAACATGAGCCATCATACAGATGTGGTAAAATCAAGaacaaagaaaaaacaaaaacaaaaaaaataggtGAGGAAGTGAATATGAGGGAATATGAGAGAAAATAACCCAAAGAGAATGGAGACGAAGTTAAAAAGGAAAGGTAGATTCAAAGAACTACATGAAAAAGATTACATGGAGATAATTGAAGAGAGAAAACAGAAAAGGTAAGCAAAAACCAAAGGAAAGCAAGACAAATAGACACTGCAAAGGGGAAACGTATTTTCACTGGGAAAAGATGATGATTCAACTTACTACATGCCATGTACTACATGGCATTGCAGTAAGATATGAAACTAGAAAGATGATGATTCAACTTACTTTCCTGTACATcggtctttttttcttttctgttaACTCATTTCTCTCTTCTGCAAGTACTCTTATTTCCTCTTCCAAAAGCCTTCCTTTCCTCCCAAAGGTATAGTCTAATGTTGCGAGTTTCTCCTCTAGCTTTTTATCAATTGCATTAACCTTCTCCAGAAGTAAATCATCTCTTGACTTCATGTCATCAAATTCTTCTTCATCGTCGTCTATGGCACCTTCTATCCTATCTTCAAGTTCAAGTTCGTCTTCATCGTCCTTTCGCTGTAAGAGGCCATAATTGGTAGCCTCATCAGGATTAAAATCCTCCTTCTGCTCCACCAAAATCATAGCTCTATTCAATATCTGAGCAAGCATAAACTTCTCTTTGCCAGTAGCAACCTTAAAACGATTCAACAATTCACCAATAACCC
Protein-coding sequences here:
- the LOC141622756 gene encoding uncharacterized protein LOC141622756; this translates as MNKSKLPISWLSNIIIRTKTINPKSPNLRHTRLLHNFSNPIKFNPISPKPTIYFTQKRHFGLTEQEEDKLLRELYADVEKELHREREAKRKAGIVVNEAEEEEEDYLGVGPLIAKIDAELAKPKIMLDKFKDISFLDEPTDSDSEHEEDKDRDFMEEVKKGDILFQKLTKRSEELHSAFASSSTLDEAFRLMAKLNKFEERHFRLLPEYRVIGELLNRFKVATGKEKFMLAQILNRAMILVEQKEDFNPDEATNYGLLQRKDDEDELELEDRIEGAIDDDEEEFDDMKSRDDLLLEKVNAIDKKLEEKLATLDYTFGRKGRLLEEEIRVLAEERNELTEKKKRPMYRKGFDVKMINVNRTVKVTKGGRIVKYSAIVACGNYNGVVGYAKAKGSAVPLALQKAHEKCFQNLHYIERYEDHTIAHAIVTKYKKTKLYLWPAKTASGVTAGSTAETILKLAGFKNVKSKVIGSRNPHNTVRAVFQALNAIETPKDVQEKFGRSVVEKDLL